A stretch of the Gossypium hirsutum isolate 1008001.06 chromosome D07, Gossypium_hirsutum_v2.1, whole genome shotgun sequence genome encodes the following:
- the LOC107954184 gene encoding protein PMR5, whose protein sequence is MTLVSSHLFKPCLTFVFLALFQSHTTFSALILSLRNHRSYPQHPRPMFQTNRTTCALFAGTWVRDDTYPLYQYSNCPVIDAEFNCQMSGRPDSGYLKYRWQPLNCQLPRFDGLVFLSKMRGKTVMFVGDSLGRNQFESLICMILAANPQTQTQMNRAMPLSTFKFLEYGVSISYFRAPFLVDVDVMQGKRIVKLDDIAGNGNAWRMADVLVFNTGHWWGYEGSLRGWDLIQSGGKYYQDMDRLVAMEKGLRTWANWVDSNVDITRTRVFFQSASPDHYNPNEWSAAATATTAKNCYGETEPMKGTTYTSTYADQMGVVNEVIREMHVPTYLMDITMLSELRKDGHPSIYRGDFSPSQRANPQKSADCSHWCLPGLPDTWNELFYTVLFY, encoded by the exons ATGACCCTCGTTTCTTCTCATCTATTCAAGCCATGTCTAACCTTTGTTTTTCTAGCCTTGTTTCAGTCTCACACAACTTTCTCTGCTCTGATATTGAGCTTGAGAAACCACCGTAGCTACCCCCAACATCCAAGGCCAATGTTCCAAACCAACCGAACTACTTGTGCATTGTTTGCAGGGACTTGGGTCCGTGATGATACTTACCCATTGTACCAATACTCGAACTGCCCAGTCATAGATGCTGAATTCAACTGTCAAATGTCTGGGAGACCTGATTCTGGTTACCTTAAATATCGATGGCAGCCTCTCAATTGTCAGCTCCCAAG GTTCGATGGGCTTGTTTTTTTGTCGAAAATGAGAGGGAAAACAGTGATGTTCGTTGGTGATTCACTGGGAAGGAATCAATTTGAGTCTTTGATTTGTATGATTTTAGCTGCCAACCCCCAAACCCAGACTCAGATGAACAGAGCAATGCCTCTCTCTACTTTCAAGTTCCTG GAATATGGTGTATCCATATCATATTTTAGAGCTCCATTTTTGGTAGACGTAGATGTGATGCAAGGGAAGAGGATTGTAAAGTTAGACGACATAGCTGGAAATGGAAACGCCTGGCGAATGGCCGACGTGCTGGTGTTTAACACAGGCCATTGGTGGGGTTATGAAGGATCTCTTCGAGG GTGGGATTTGATTCAATCAGGTGGTAAATATTACCAGGACATGGATCGTTTGGTTGCTATGGAGAAAGGGCTAAGAACATGGGCCAATTGGGTTGACTCCAATGTCGACATAACTAGAACCAGAGTCTTTTTCCAGTCTGCTTCCCCCGACCATTACAA TCCAAACGAATGGAGTGCTGCAGCAACTGCGACGACTGCAAAAAACTGTTATGGAGAGACGGAACCAATGAAAGGAACTACGTACACCAGCACATATGCAGATCAGATGGGTGTAGTGAATGAAGTCATCAGGGAGATGCATGTTCCTACATATTTGATGGACATAACAATGCTCTCTGAGCTTAGGAAAGACGGGCACCCATCAATTTACCGTGGTGATTTCAGCCCTTCTCAGAGAGCTAACCCGCAAAAGTCAGCTGATTGTAGCCATTGGTGCCTGCCCGGATTACCTGATACTTGGAATGAACTATTTTATACTGTATTATTCTACTAG
- the LOC107954181 gene encoding zinc finger protein ZAT5, with protein MDVQAHQEEFVGSNDHQALVIKGKRTKRQRPSSPFGVTVTCSSSSASIGGGGVAEEYNSISSPTTSGEVHESTEEEEDMANCLIMLAQSDGPRKRMDEGKFKVGSRKLSEIATTTNKAGFFVYECKTCNRSFPSFQALGGHRASHKKPKATMAEDKKPLVLAVKDDKHVDQEPQSETPLLALQVTNNNSKGCQVNKGNKIHECSICGSEFSSGQALGGHMRRHRAAAATTASNQVVVSVGNGDGIKPRNILSLDLNLPAPEDDLRDSKFQFGAPQQAIVFSTPALVDCHY; from the coding sequence ATGGATGTGCAAGCTCATCAAGAGGAATTTGTGGGGTCTAATGATCATCAAGCCTTGGTCATCAAAGGCAAACGTACGAAGCGCCAAAGGCCGTCGTCCCCGTTCGGTGTCACGGTGACTTGTAGCTCCTCCAGTGCTTCAATTGGTGGTGGAGGAGTGGCGGAGGAGTACAACTCCATTTCCTCTCCAACGACGTCGGGTGAGGTTCATGAGAGCACTGAGGAGGAGGAAGATATGGCCAATTGCTTAATCATGTTGGCACAAAGTGATGGTCCCAGGAAGAGGATGGATGAAGGGAAATTCAAGGTTGGTAGCCGAAAGTTGTCTGAGATTGCTACCACCACTAATAAGGCTGGGTTTTTTGTTTACGAGTGTAAAACTTGTAACCGATCTTTCCCTTCCTTTCAAGCACTGGGTGGCCATAGGGCAAGCCACAAGAAGCCCAAGGCCACCATGGCTGAAGACAAAAAACCACTCGTTTTAGCAGTTAAAGATGATAAACATGTGGATCAAGAACCCCAGTCTGAAACTCCCCTTCTTGCTTTACAAGTAACCAACAACAACAGTAAGGGTTGTCAAGTGAACAAGGGTAATAAGATTCACGAGTGTTCAATCTGTGGGTCGGAATTCTCGTCGGGTCAAGCCCTTGGAGGTCACATGAGACGGCACAGGGCAGCAGCTGCCACCACCGCAAGCAATCAAGTTGTGGTGAGCGTTGGCAATGGCGATGGCATTAAACCCAGAAATATTCTATCTTTGGATCTTAATCTTCCTGCACCAGAAGATGATCTAAGGGATTCCAAGTTCCAATTCGGAGCACCCCAACAAGCTATTGTTTTCTCCACACCAGCTTTGGTAGATTGCCATTActaa
- the LOC107954183 gene encoding asparagine synthetase [glutamine-hydrolyzing] 1, translating to MCGILAVLGCSDDSQAKRVRVLELSRRLKHRGPDWSGLHQHGDCYLAHQRLAIVDPASGDQPLFNEDKSVAVTVNGEIYNHEELRKKLVNHKFRTGSDCDVIAHLYEEYGEDFVDMLDGIFSFVLLDTRDNSYIVARDAIGVASLYIGWGLDGSVWISSEMKGLNDDCEHFECFPPGHLYSSKTGGFRRWYNPPWFSEAIPSVPYDPLVLRRAFENAVIKRLMTDVPFGVLLSGGLDSSLVASITARYLAGTKTAKHWGSQLHSFCVGLENSPDLKAAREVADYLGTVHHEFHFTVQDGIDAIEDVIYHIETYDVTTIRASTPMFLMSRKIKSLGVKMVISGEGSDEIFGGYLYFHKAPNKDEFHHETCRKIKALHQYDCLRANKATSAWGLEARVPFLDKQFINVAMSIDPESKMIKRDEGRIEKWILRRAFDDEEHPYLPKHILYRQKEQFSDGVGYSWIDGLKAHADQHVTNKMMRNASNIFPHNTPMTKEAYYYRMIFERFFPQNSARLTVPGGATVACSTAKAVEWDAAWKNNLDPSGRAALGVHLSAYNAETPLSNMPSQVIDNIPRMIEVPGVAIQS from the exons atgtgTGGGATTTTAGCTGTTTTGGGTTGTTCTGATGATTCTCAGGCAAAAAGGGTTCGAGTGCTGGAACTTTCCCGCAG GCTGAAACACCGTGGTCCAGACTGGAGTGGCCTCCATCAACATGGAGACTGCTATTTGGCCCATCAACGCCTTGCCATCGTCGATCCTGCTTCGGGTGACCAACCTCTCTTTAACGAAGACAAGAGTGTTGCTGTCACG GTGAATGGAGAGATTTACAACCATGAAGAACTGAGGAAGAAGTTGGTAAACCACAAGTTCAGGACTGGCAGTGACTGTGATGTTATTGCCCATCTG TACGAGGAGTATGGGGAAGACTTTGTGGACATGTTGGATGGAATCTTCTCATTTGTGTTGCTTGATACCCGAGACAACAGCTACATTGTTGCACGAGATGCTATTGGGGTCGCATCCCTCTACATTGGCTGGGGACTTGACG gGTCGGTTTGGATATCTTCCGAAATGAAAGGATTAAATGATGACTGTGAACACTTTGAGTGCTTTCCTCCTGGTCACTTGTACTCCAGCAAAACAGGAGGATTTAGAAGATGGTACAATCCACCATGGTTCTCTGAGGCCATTCCATCAGTTCCATATGATCCCCTTGTTCTAAGACGTGCTTTTGAAAAT GCTGTGATCAAAAGACTGATGACCGATGTACCTTTTGGAGTTCTTCTATCTGGAGGTCTCGATTCGTCGTTGGTTGCTTCTATCACAGCTCGATACTTGGCTGGTACCAAGACTGCTAAACATTGGGGAAGCCAGCTCCATTCTTTTTGTGTTGGCCTCGAG AATTCACCAGATTTGAAGGCTGCAAGGGAGGTTGCAGACTATCTGGGAACGGTTCATCATGAGTTTCACTTCACTGTTCAA GATGGAATTGATGCCATCGAAGATGTCATCTACCACATAGAAACCTATGATGTTACCACAATCAGGGCAAGCACTCCAATGTTCTTGATGTCGCGGAAGATCAAGTCTTTAGGGGTGAAGATGGTTATATCTGGTGAAGGCTCTGATGAGATTTTTGGTGGGTATTTGTACTTCCACAAGGCACCAAATAAGGATGAATTCCACCACGAAACCTGCCGAAAG ATCAAGGCCCTTCACCAGTATGATTGTTTGAGAGCTAACAAAGCAACATCTGCATGGGGATTGGAGGCTCGAGTCCCATTCTTAGACAAGCAATTCATCAATGTTGCCATGTCTATAGACCCTGAATCAAAGATG ATAAAAAGGGATGAAGGACGCATTGAGAAGTGGATTCTTAGGAGGGCCTTCGATGATGAAGAGCATCCCTATCTGCCAAAG CATATCCTTTACAGACAGAAAGAACAGTTTAGTGATGGTGTGGGTTATAGTTGGATAGATGGTCTCAAAGCACATGCTGACCAACAT GTAACCAATAAGATGATGCGTAACGCATCTAACATCTTCCCTCACAACACACCAATGACAAAAGAAGCTTACTACTACAGGATGATTTTCGAGAGATTCTTCCCTCAG AATTCGGCAAGATTGACCGTACCTGGAGGAGCTACCGTAGCATGCAGCACTGCTAAAGCAGTTGAGTGGGATGCTGCCTGGAAGAATAACCTTGACCCTTCAGGCAGGGCTGCCCTGGGAGTCCATCTCTCTGCTTACAATGCCGAGACTCCACTCAGCAACATGCCATCCCAGGTTATCGACAATATACCACGGATGATTGAAGTTCCCGGAGTTGCTATACAGAGCTAG